A window of the Microcaecilia unicolor chromosome 5, aMicUni1.1, whole genome shotgun sequence genome harbors these coding sequences:
- the LOC115471295 gene encoding LOW QUALITY PROTEIN: KIF1-binding protein homolog (The sequence of the model RefSeq protein was modified relative to this genomic sequence to represent the inferred CDS: inserted 2 bases in 2 codons), giving the protein MPRISPLNTSAAGQTTPGMFLDISVVFFWQDNIGELDTDRQEDLKAQRLKDEDEKEKGRKKAVLFGSSDLSDSILATEEKVTSNYPLDFEEAREIFLVAQNCVQEAKEYFQLDGHVTDHIEVLQDHSALFKVLAFFEEDYERRCKMHKRRVDMLEPIVKELSPQYYLLICRQLQFELAGTYYEMMDLKVAIGNKLEELDSHTIKKINTLAQCAIKYYEIFLDSLKDMEKKFPEKLDEDVLXPAMVAKFHIARLYGKLITSDGKKQLENMQTSLEYYTFLVEYCKKHEDAIKAVETELELSKEMVELLPXKMERLRMKLSLA; this is encoded by the exons TTGTGTTTTTTTGGCAGGACAACATTGGAGAGCTCGATACTGACAGACAGGAAGATTTGAAAGCTCAGAGGCTGAAAGATGAAGATGAGAAAGAGAAGGGCAGGAAAAAAGCTGTACTGTTTGGGTCCAGTGATCTATCCGATTCTATACTGGCAACAGAAGAGAAAGTGACTTCCAACTATCCATTAGATTTTGAAGAGGCCAGGGAGATTTTTCTAGTGGCACAGAATTGCGTGCAAGAGGCTAAAGAGTACTTCCAACTGGATGGACATGTCACTGACCACATTGAGGTGCTACAGGACCATAGTGCTTTATTTAAGGTGCTTGCTTTCTTTGAGGAAGATTATGAGAGGCGTTGTAAGATGCATAAGCGCAGGGTAGATATGCTGGAGCCTATTGTTAAAGAATTAAGCCCACAGTACTATCTACTGATCTGCAGGCAGTTGCAGTTTGAGCTGGCAGGGACCTATTACgaaatgatggatttaaaggtaGCAATTGGTAACAAGCTAGAGGAGCTTGATTCGCACACTATCAAGAAGATCAATACTCTTGCCCAGTGTGCCATCAAATACTATGAAATCTTTCTGGACTCATTGAAGGACATGGAGAAGAAGTTCCCTGAAAAACTGGATGAGGATGTTC CGCCAGCAATGGTGGCCAAATTTCACATTGCACGACTTTATGGAAAACTCATCACCTCAGATGGGAAAAAGCAGTTGGAGAACATGCAGACATCTCTGGAATATTATACATTTCTTGTGGAATACTGCAAAAAGCATGAGGATGCCATTAAGGCCGTGGAAACAGAATTGGAGCTGAGCAAGGAGATGGTTGAACTTCTTC ACAAAATGGAGAGGTTAAGAATGAAATTGTCCCTTGCTTGA